A single Criblamydia sequanensis CRIB-18 DNA region contains:
- a CDS encoding S49 family peptidase — MKQGIFNSFKNFFNVFFGTLGFLFAFLVLGLLFGLAKSTDSSEIEQKFTPEIVANANGVRKAKSASAPVILEIDIDGIIGTRELNGSTVRRQLLESREDTLEGDRVKAILLYINTPGGTVTDANDIYRALMQYKAKYNVPIYAYVDGMSASGGMYVACAADKIFASDASIIGSIGVISPSIFNVSSLLDKLGVQSLTLYSGKGKDALNPTRPWKPGEEDNYKDLITYFYSQFVDLVVKSRPEINKKALVEEYGANIYPASTAQKIGFIDDADSSREKTLRALLEKLSIEDDYYQVIKLKDENWFSKLFEARTSALMTPETLHKIVIPEALPEELNGKFLYLWHAK, encoded by the coding sequence ATGAAACAGGGAATTTTCAACAGTTTTAAGAACTTTTTCAACGTTTTTTTTGGAACTCTAGGCTTTCTTTTTGCTTTTTTAGTGTTAGGGCTTCTCTTTGGCCTTGCCAAGTCAACCGATTCAAGCGAGATTGAGCAGAAATTTACGCCGGAAATTGTAGCCAATGCCAATGGCGTTCGAAAAGCAAAATCAGCGTCCGCGCCTGTTATTCTAGAGATTGATATTGACGGTATCATTGGGACAAGGGAATTGAATGGAAGCACAGTCAGAAGACAACTTTTAGAGTCTCGGGAAGACACTCTTGAAGGCGACCGTGTAAAAGCTATTTTGCTCTATATAAATACACCCGGGGGCACAGTTACTGATGCGAACGATATTTACCGCGCCCTTATGCAATATAAGGCAAAGTATAATGTTCCGATTTATGCCTATGTCGATGGGATGTCCGCATCAGGCGGAATGTATGTTGCTTGCGCGGCAGATAAAATATTTGCTTCGGATGCAAGCATTATTGGCAGCATCGGGGTCATATCTCCTTCCATTTTTAACGTTTCCTCGCTTCTTGACAAATTAGGCGTACAGTCCTTGACTCTTTATTCCGGAAAAGGGAAAGACGCTTTAAACCCGACAAGACCCTGGAAACCTGGAGAAGAAGACAATTATAAAGACCTCATCACCTATTTTTATTCACAATTTGTAGATCTTGTAGTAAAATCAAGGCCGGAAATAAATAAAAAAGCCCTAGTCGAAGAATATGGAGCCAACATCTACCCGGCTTCAACCGCACAAAAAATCGGTTTTATTGACGATGCGGACTCGTCACGTGAAAAAACGCTACGCGCCCTTCTTGAAAAACTCTCTATTGAAGATGACTATTATCAAGTCATCAAATTGAAAGATGAAAACTGGTTTAGCAAACTTTTTGAAGCCCGCACAAGCGCTTTAATGACACCTGAAACTCTTCATAAGATAGTGATCCCCGAGGCGCTTCCTGAGGAATTAAATGGTAAATTTCTCTATCTTTGGCATGCGAAATAA
- the polA gene encoding DNA polymerase I, producing MNSKPLFVIDASGYIYRAYHAIAMMTNTKGESTNALFGFIRSLLKLIKDFQSENIVAVFDGPDNTQNRKNLYSEYKSHRKKMPEDLGHQIDWAKKFCQLSGIPLLTIEGVEADDTIGNIALWAEKNYPSVYLCTTDKDMAQLVTDKINLLNTYKDNFILGPKEVEETFGVPPSLISDWLAMTGDASDNVPGISGIGPKTAADLLKQYGSLDNLLDQASAIPGKKGLLIQEQKEMAKLSKQLVSIHLDIDIPKNPEFFQIKSKQSSDLLEFLKSMNFNSLIKELGVSQKGEAKTYKLVDSEEDLDALISTLREAKTFAIATLTTHPHPLMGSLVGIAFSFEPDKAFYLPFNGNLGFQKAITPLKPLLEDPGIALFGHNIKHDLLVLKNNGIEPKNICFDTILASFILNSNERQHLLDALCLKYFGKAKPTIEDLTGKGKKQIGAQALPIEKVKDYYGEIVDYIVQLKAIFEKELTERGLKDLFETLELPLLGVLAEMEFKGIYLDVEKLEKAKEKVLGEIEELKKVIFEIAGVEFNLNSPKQLGEVLFQKLKIHPPKKTATGFSTSAEILESLKNEHPIAEKLLEYRTLEKLRSTYIEKLPEEVNPKTHRIHTTFNQFVAATGRLSSQDPNLQNIPVRNEAGLIIRESFKPEKENWRFLSLDYSQIELRLLAHFSQDPVLKAAFIQGEDIHRTTAASVFNLPLQEVTSSMREFSKAVNFGIIYGQGPFGLSQVLKIDQYQAKSFIQTYFDRFPKVREFLEACKEEARKKGKAVTFTGRERAIPEIQNRNPQIRALGERLAVNTPLQGGAADLIKMAMLEIQKELKKLGLKGYMILQIHDELIFEVPEEELEIFEKVIKHKMETAYLFDIPLVANVSIGKNWKEC from the coding sequence ATGAACTCAAAACCTCTTTTTGTTATAGATGCATCAGGCTATATTTATCGCGCTTATCATGCTATTGCCATGATGACCAATACAAAAGGCGAATCCACGAACGCATTGTTTGGATTTATTCGCTCTCTTTTAAAATTGATCAAAGATTTTCAATCTGAAAACATCGTCGCTGTCTTTGATGGTCCGGACAATACGCAGAATAGAAAAAACCTTTACTCCGAATACAAATCCCATCGAAAGAAAATGCCGGAAGATTTGGGGCATCAAATTGATTGGGCAAAAAAATTCTGTCAGTTATCGGGCATTCCTTTGCTTACAATCGAAGGGGTAGAAGCCGATGACACGATCGGAAATATCGCCCTTTGGGCAGAAAAGAATTACCCAAGCGTTTATCTTTGCACGACAGATAAGGATATGGCGCAGCTTGTCACCGATAAAATCAATCTCTTGAATACTTATAAAGATAATTTCATCTTAGGTCCAAAAGAGGTTGAAGAAACTTTTGGCGTCCCTCCTTCCTTAATTTCAGATTGGCTCGCCATGACAGGCGATGCTTCCGATAACGTTCCCGGAATTTCAGGAATCGGACCAAAAACCGCAGCCGATCTTTTAAAACAATACGGCTCTTTGGATAACCTTTTAGATCAAGCAAGCGCCATACCCGGTAAGAAAGGACTTCTTATCCAGGAACAAAAAGAGATGGCTAAATTAAGCAAGCAGCTTGTCTCAATTCATCTCGACATTGATATCCCGAAAAACCCGGAGTTTTTTCAAATAAAGTCCAAACAATCAAGCGATCTTCTAGAGTTTTTAAAGTCCATGAACTTTAATAGTCTGATTAAAGAACTAGGCGTTTCGCAAAAAGGAGAGGCTAAAACCTACAAATTAGTGGATAGCGAAGAAGATTTAGACGCTCTTATTTCTACATTAAGGGAAGCCAAAACTTTTGCGATTGCCACACTCACAACTCATCCCCACCCATTAATGGGCTCCTTAGTTGGAATCGCGTTTAGCTTTGAGCCGGATAAGGCTTTTTACCTTCCCTTCAACGGAAACCTAGGCTTTCAAAAAGCAATAACACCTCTTAAACCTCTTTTAGAAGATCCGGGCATCGCTTTATTTGGACACAATATAAAACATGATCTTCTTGTATTAAAAAATAATGGCATTGAGCCCAAAAACATTTGTTTTGACACCATCTTAGCCTCTTTCATTTTGAATTCTAACGAAAGACAGCATTTACTTGACGCTCTTTGCTTAAAGTATTTCGGCAAAGCTAAACCTACTATAGAAGATTTGACAGGCAAGGGAAAAAAACAAATTGGCGCCCAGGCTTTGCCTATTGAAAAAGTGAAGGATTATTATGGCGAAATTGTCGATTATATCGTCCAGCTAAAAGCCATTTTCGAAAAAGAACTGACAGAAAGAGGGCTTAAGGACCTATTTGAAACCCTTGAGCTTCCTCTTCTCGGCGTCTTAGCAGAAATGGAGTTTAAAGGGATTTACCTTGATGTCGAAAAGCTTGAAAAAGCGAAAGAAAAAGTCCTTGGTGAAATTGAAGAATTAAAAAAAGTCATCTTTGAAATTGCGGGCGTCGAATTTAATCTTAATTCACCAAAACAGTTAGGGGAGGTTTTATTTCAAAAACTAAAAATTCACCCTCCAAAGAAGACAGCTACCGGTTTTTCAACAAGCGCAGAGATATTGGAAAGCTTAAAAAACGAGCATCCTATAGCAGAGAAGCTACTTGAATATAGGACCCTTGAAAAGTTAAGGTCTACATATATTGAAAAGCTTCCTGAAGAAGTCAACCCAAAAACACACCGTATCCATACCACTTTTAATCAGTTTGTGGCAGCTACAGGAAGGCTATCTAGTCAAGACCCGAACTTGCAAAATATACCCGTAAGAAATGAAGCCGGCTTAATTATTAGAGAGTCCTTCAAGCCTGAAAAGGAAAATTGGCGTTTCCTATCTTTGGATTATTCTCAAATTGAGCTTAGACTTTTAGCTCACTTCAGCCAGGATCCCGTTCTAAAAGCCGCTTTTATTCAAGGTGAGGATATCCATAGAACCACAGCCGCCTCTGTTTTCAACCTTCCCCTTCAGGAAGTGACCTCATCAATGAGGGAATTTTCAAAGGCTGTCAATTTCGGTATTATTTATGGGCAAGGCCCTTTTGGGTTATCCCAAGTGCTAAAAATTGACCAGTACCAAGCTAAGTCCTTTATCCAGACTTATTTCGACCGTTTCCCAAAAGTCCGGGAATTTTTGGAAGCCTGCAAGGAAGAGGCTAGAAAAAAAGGAAAGGCTGTCACCTTTACCGGACGGGAAAGAGCCATTCCTGAAATTCAAAACCGAAACCCTCAAATTCGCGCTTTAGGCGAAAGGCTCGCCGTTAATACTCCTCTGCAAGGCGGAGCTGCCGATCTTATCAAAATGGCTATGCTTGAAATTCAAAAAGAACTAAAAAAACTTGGGTTAAAGGGCTACATGATCCTTCAAATTCATGATGAATTGATTTTCGAAGTCCCGGAAGAAGAGTTGGAAATTTTTGAGAAGGTCATTAAACATAAAATGGAAACGGCTTATTTGTTCGATATTCCACTAGTTGCAAACGTCTCAATTGGCAAAAATTGGAAAGAATGTTAA
- the coaE gene encoding dephospho-CoA kinase (Dephospho-CoA kinase (CoaE) performs the final step in coenzyme A biosynthesis.), producing the protein MLKLKKIAVTGGISSGKSTFCQYLKELGAETINADTVVHRLLSPNTILGLQVIDLLGPDIVKNDRIDRSIVASKVFSDYKLLDQLEGLLHPAVFRETERLYQEAVQQAFSLFVAEIPLLFEAKKETDFDTTIAVIADETLCLRRFLAKGFNERDYELRAKHQLPQQEKAKRANIAIYNNGSIKELKKAAEFYYHQLVS; encoded by the coding sequence ATGTTAAAATTAAAGAAAATAGCCGTAACAGGCGGAATATCCTCAGGCAAATCAACCTTCTGTCAATATCTCAAAGAGTTGGGCGCCGAAACGATTAACGCAGATACGGTTGTTCACCGGTTATTATCTCCCAATACAATCCTCGGACTTCAGGTTATCGATCTTTTAGGGCCTGACATTGTTAAAAACGACAGGATTGATAGGTCAATAGTTGCCTCCAAGGTTTTCTCTGATTATAAACTGTTAGATCAATTGGAGGGGCTTCTTCACCCAGCTGTGTTTAGGGAGACGGAAAGGTTATATCAGGAAGCCGTTCAGCAAGCTTTTTCACTTTTTGTTGCAGAAATCCCGCTTCTTTTTGAAGCAAAAAAAGAAACCGATTTTGATACGACAATTGCAGTTATCGCCGATGAGACCCTCTGTTTGAGACGATTTTTAGCTAAAGGGTTCAACGAAAGAGACTATGAACTTCGTGCAAAACATCAATTGCCGCAACAGGAAAAAGCAAAAAGAGCGAATATTGCTATCTATAATAATGGATCTATAAAAGAGTTAAAAAAAGCGGCTGAATTCTATTACCATCAATTGGTCTCTTAA
- the rho gene encoding transcription termination factor Rho, whose product MEREEIAQEVASPEGEAESKEKGRSKGPGTPAQKRINIPPPPQQTPIVEPPVPLKTTKIADIQRMNIDELSQFGKNMGLQHLGSMTKSQMVFEIVKSISENPNEVLYGEGVLEVLPDGFGFLRSPNYNYLPSAEDIYVSPAQIRRFDLRKGDTVYGTIRPPKEKEKYFALLKVEKINGTLPDKAKERILFENLTPLYPNQRLVMETTKENLSTRVLDLAAPIGKGQRALIVAPPRSGKTMIMQNVANAIATNNPEVTLMVLLIDERPEEVTDMQRMVRGEVISSTFDEPPERHVQVAEMAIEKARRLVEHGHDVVILLDSITRLARAYNTVQPHSGKILTGGIDANALHKPKRFFGAARNIEQGGSLTIIATALIETGSRMDEVIFEEFKGTGNMELVLERRLAERRIWPAIDVIKSGTRKEEFLYHPSELEKVYLLRGVLADLAPADAMNLLLSRLRKTNNNIEFLLSVKE is encoded by the coding sequence ATGGAACGAGAAGAAATAGCACAAGAAGTCGCAAGCCCTGAGGGGGAAGCTGAATCAAAAGAAAAAGGTCGCTCTAAAGGACCTGGTACTCCGGCTCAGAAGCGAATTAACATCCCGCCGCCTCCTCAACAGACCCCAATTGTAGAACCGCCAGTCCCCTTAAAAACGACTAAGATCGCCGATATCCAAAGGATGAATATCGATGAGCTTAGCCAGTTTGGAAAGAATATGGGCTTGCAGCATTTGGGCTCCATGACTAAATCACAAATGGTTTTTGAAATTGTAAAGTCGATTTCAGAAAACCCCAATGAAGTTCTCTATGGAGAAGGAGTTTTAGAAGTCCTTCCGGATGGATTCGGCTTCCTTAGATCTCCAAACTACAACTATTTGCCGTCCGCTGAAGACATTTATGTTTCCCCGGCTCAAATACGCCGTTTCGATTTAAGAAAAGGGGATACCGTTTATGGAACCATCCGACCTCCTAAAGAAAAAGAGAAGTACTTTGCGCTTCTTAAAGTCGAAAAAATTAACGGAACCCTCCCTGATAAAGCTAAAGAGCGTATTTTATTTGAAAACTTAACGCCTCTTTATCCCAATCAGCGTCTTGTCATGGAAACGACGAAAGAAAACCTTTCGACTCGTGTTCTAGACCTTGCAGCCCCTATCGGTAAAGGCCAAAGAGCCTTGATTGTGGCGCCGCCAAGATCCGGAAAAACCATGATCATGCAAAATGTGGCCAATGCCATTGCCACAAATAACCCAGAAGTCACTTTGATGGTCCTCCTGATTGATGAGAGACCGGAAGAAGTGACCGACATGCAAAGAATGGTCAGAGGAGAAGTCATCTCTTCAACTTTCGATGAACCTCCGGAGCGCCACGTACAGGTTGCTGAAATGGCCATCGAAAAAGCAAGAAGGCTTGTCGAGCATGGACATGATGTTGTTATCTTACTTGATTCTATCACAAGACTTGCAAGAGCTTACAATACCGTTCAACCCCACTCCGGTAAAATCCTGACAGGCGGTATTGATGCGAATGCCCTTCATAAACCCAAACGCTTCTTCGGTGCTGCAAGAAACATCGAGCAAGGCGGATCTCTTACTATCATTGCAACAGCCCTTATTGAAACGGGCTCTCGAATGGACGAGGTTATCTTTGAAGAGTTTAAAGGCACAGGCAACATGGAACTTGTGCTTGAAAGAAGACTTGCCGAAAGACGTATTTGGCCGGCCATTGATGTCATTAAGAGCGGTACAAGAAAAGAAGAATTCCTCTACCACCCAAGCGAGCTTGAAAAAGTTTATCTCCTTCGCGGCGTTTTGGCAGACCTTGCTCCGGCGGATGCGATGAACCTTCTTTTAAGCCGTCTTAGAAAGACAAATAATAACATTGAATTTCTTCTTTCTGTAAAAGAATAG
- a CDS encoding F-box protein translates to MQASDLPRQTGEEYFVRTAQSQPLTEDFGTLNALPKEIISSIFDRLTASELNSLKLVSSHFKNMVDSDREAFQVRRVAIQNFNSILPISEKIFISHQCTSPWWDFFVTTHFILDEKGTIIAFEDRDKSLHTKDENGFFKKAQDFSRDVYDVLELKWDPHYPSKCPATVIEMPEGGFVKKVAEDIVFLSKIFYTGIFVLAFKGPDPFKRFVHWRDAVDQTKIHKIDEIFAAGIKKLRKKQI, encoded by the coding sequence ATGCAAGCTTCAGATCTTCCGCGCCAAACGGGTGAAGAGTACTTTGTAAGGACAGCTCAAAGCCAGCCTCTTACTGAGGATTTTGGAACCCTTAACGCACTCCCTAAAGAAATCATTTCCTCAATTTTTGATCGATTGACAGCTTCAGAGCTAAATTCTTTAAAATTGGTCTCCTCTCATTTCAAAAACATGGTGGATTCTGATAGAGAGGCCTTTCAAGTGAGAAGAGTTGCCATTCAAAATTTTAATAGTATTCTTCCCATTTCCGAGAAAATTTTTATTTCTCATCAATGCACCTCGCCTTGGTGGGACTTCTTTGTAACGACGCATTTTATCTTGGACGAAAAAGGAACCATAATAGCGTTTGAGGACAGAGATAAGTCTTTACATACTAAAGACGAGAACGGCTTTTTTAAGAAAGCCCAAGATTTTTCTCGAGATGTGTATGACGTTTTAGAATTGAAATGGGATCCGCACTATCCATCAAAATGCCCAGCTACAGTAATTGAAATGCCTGAAGGCGGGTTTGTCAAAAAAGTTGCTGAAGATATAGTATTTTTATCAAAAATTTTTTACACAGGCATTTTTGTACTGGCGTTTAAGGGTCCAGATCCGTTTAAGAGGTTTGTTCATTGGAGAGATGCTGTTGATCAAACAAAAATTCATAAAATAGACGAAATTTTTGCAGCCGGCATAAAAAAACTTAGAAAGAAGCAAATTTAA
- a CDS encoding F-box protein — translation MQASAFDSPQEAYFALTALPLDQQLSRNMGSLNALPKEIITMIFNEGSFSELNQTRLVSKTSRQIVDPEFKKVRSLALQNFEMMRPHIFKLFGMKSAMDPYHRTNFILDKEGNLVALSGADEIMFVKDEEGNFKQSKDFVPTNDHSTLTIDWSKGFYRFDQSVKIVKMPENGFAKKVAEAMASLAFPIYEGAYALALANKRPDQNFVDFRNVIVEVATEEFKTSNVLRVGTERLHSINK, via the coding sequence ATGCAAGCTTCAGCTTTTGATTCTCCGCAAGAAGCCTACTTCGCATTAACGGCTCTTCCATTAGATCAACAACTTTCTCGAAATATGGGAAGTCTAAATGCCTTACCGAAAGAAATCATAACAATGATTTTTAATGAGGGCTCTTTTTCGGAATTAAATCAAACAAGATTGGTTTCTAAAACTTCTCGTCAAATAGTCGATCCAGAATTTAAGAAAGTAAGAAGTTTGGCCCTACAAAATTTTGAAATGATGCGTCCTCATATTTTTAAGCTTTTTGGCATGAAAAGTGCTATGGATCCCTACCACAGGACTAATTTCATTTTAGATAAAGAAGGAAACTTGGTGGCTCTGTCCGGCGCGGATGAGATCATGTTTGTTAAAGATGAAGAAGGCAATTTTAAACAATCAAAGGATTTTGTTCCAACAAATGACCATTCTACTTTAACCATCGACTGGTCAAAAGGATTTTATCGTTTTGACCAATCTGTAAAAATAGTTAAGATGCCGGAAAATGGGTTTGCCAAAAAAGTCGCAGAAGCTATGGCTTCACTAGCTTTCCCAATTTATGAAGGCGCTTATGCTTTGGCTCTTGCTAATAAAAGGCCTGATCAAAATTTCGTTGATTTTAGAAATGTTATTGTTGAAGTAGCAACAGAAGAGTTTAAAACAAGTAATGTTCTTAGAGTTGGCACCGAAAGACTTCATTCAATCAATAAATAA